The window CCCACCGGTATGGACGTCGATGGGTACGAAACCGACCGGGTGGACGGGGTATCGAGGTGCTGACGACGTGAGCTCGTGCCCCAGCGAGAACTCGCCTGCGACCCTCGTCAGGCGATACTACGCCGCTCTCGATAGCCACGACTACGACGAACTCGAGACGATCCTCGCACCCGAGTTCGTCCAGCGACGGCCGGATCGAACGTTCGAAACGCGAGCGGCGTTCGTCCGGTTCATGCGCGACGACCGTCCCACTCCCGACACGCGCCACGAACTCGAGGAACTCGTCGTCGAGGGCGACGGCGACACGGTCGTCGCGCGGGGTCGCGTGATCGACATGGAATCGACGAACGCTGACGCGCCCGGATCCACTGACTCGGACGTCCTCCTCTCGTTCGTCGACACTTTCACGGTCGAATCCGGCCGTCTCGTCCGCCTCGAGACGCGGCTCCGGTAGCGATTCAGGACTCAAACGTACCCTCCAGGCGAACTCCTTCCCACTCGAGATCACAGTCCAGGGTGTTTCGATCCGCCGTGGCGGCCTCGTACTCCTCGCGCAGGATGGTGAACCGGTGCTGGTCGGTCACCTCGCCGTTCGGGCGCGGCGAGTGCTGGCGCAACAGCCCCTCGTGACGGCCACCGTATTTCTCGATGTACTTCTCGATCATGCGCCGGGAGGGGTCGTTTCCGGCCGCACAGGTGGTGTAGTAGGCCTCGAGGTCGTAGCTCTCGAACGTCAGTTCGATGAACACCGATGCGCGTTCCAGCCCGTACTCCCGGCCCCAGTAGGACTCGGCGAGGACGATCTCGGACACCGCCCGCCGTTCGTTCCACTCGGGGCGATAGCCGGTGATGCCGACGAGCGCCCCGTCTTCCGCTTTCGATCGCATCAGATAGCGAGCGATCTCGCGGTCTGCCCACTGCCGTTCGCACTTCTCGAGGAAGGCGGTGACCCGGTCGAGTCGGTTGAATCGGAACCACGGCATGTGCTCGGTCGCCGCCCCCTGCCAGTCCTCCCGCGTCACGAGGACGTAGCACTCGAACGGGTCGACGGTTTCGGGGATCATCGGTTCGAACACGAGGCGATCCGTCTCGATTCGCTCGGGAAAGAGTCCGTGCATCATCTGTATCCGCGTATCAGTTGAATTCGTGGGGTACAATTCCTGACGGTAGTGTTCAGAAACACCGGAACGCTGAAGGGTATTTACGTTCTAGTCGGGAACGAGATTCTGTCTCGCAACGACCAGTCCGGTGAGCGCCGCAGCTACGGATTGGTTCTTCGGAACCCGTACTCGACGTTCAGCCACGTTACGCGTAAATCGCGCCCGACCCGGTTTTATACTGCCCAATAGACACCGTTTTCGACGCCATCTAATTCGATTTCGACACCTCGAGCGTGCTGCTCACTCGTACACCGGCAGGCGCGCCGACCGCTCGGATCCCTCGAGGAACGGTAGCGGCTTCAGGATCGCGGGCACTTCCTCGCCGCCGACGCGAACGGACAATGTACGGCCGTCCTCCTCGAGGCCGTACTCGACCAGGGCCAGCGCGATGGGAGACTCGAACATCGGCGTTCTCGCGGCCCGGGTCACCTCGCCGACGGTGGCGTCGCCGTCGAAGATGGTTGCACCGCCCGCGGGTACCGAGTCACCCTCGAGGGTCAATCCGACCAGTTTCCGGCTCGGTTGGCCGCGATTTTCCACTCGGGAGACGACCTCCTGGCCGACGTAACACCCCTTCTCGAAATCGAGGGCCAGCCGCAGGCCGAGAACGTTCGGGACGGTTCCCTCTAGTTCGCTCGAAAAGAGCGGGGAACCGGCCTCGAGGGTCAGCGTCTCCCAGGTTCGGTAGCCGAACGGGGCGGCGTTCAGTCCCTGGGTGGAGAGGACGTCGTGGACGTCGGCCGCATCGTCGGCGCTGCAGACGACCTCGTAGCTCTCCTCGCCGGCCAGTCCCTCGGTTCGAATCACGCTCACGCCGGCGTCGCCCATCGACCCGCGAACGAACGAAAATCGCTCGTCGGGCGACCCGGGGCCGGTGAGGACGCTGGCGATCTTCTCGGTCGCCGTCGGCCCGTGGACGCCGAAGACGGCGAACTCGTCGGTTGCGTCCCGGATATCGACGTCCTGGATGAACACCTTCTCCGACCAGTCGGCGGCGATGTCGGCGGCCTGATCCGGCGGGGTGAACAGCAACAGCCGTTCGCCGGCGTTGTAGACGTACAGTTCAGATTCGATCCGCCCCTGGGGGTCGAGGAGGAGGGCGTAACAGCCCTGGCCATCGGCTGCGGGAACGCGATTCGAGACGACGTTATCGACGTACTCGAGCCGATCGTCGCCCTCGACGACGAGCACGCCGTAGGCGACCTCGAGCAGTCCAACGCCGTTTCGGACGGCGCGGTGGGCCCGTTCGGGGCGTCCGTAGTGGTCGACGACGCGCCGGCCGTCGCGCTCGAGGAAGGTTGCACCGTGATCGTCGTGGATCGACTCGATGACGCTCGGCTTCATACGTGTCCTCTGGCGTCGAGCCCCTACGGGCGTTTCGGTGTCCCCGCGTGGGCCGACAGAACGTTTATTCCTCCTCGACCGCCTCCTTCAGCTAGAATGGGAGACAGAGCGGCTGTCGACGATGACTCGAGCGTGGACGGACGGCTGTCGCCGCCGCCGTCGTTCGTCGAACAGGCGAACGTCGGTGAGAACCTCCGCGAGGAGTTCGACCGGGAGTGGCCGGCGTGCTGGAACCGGGCCGGGGAGTGTCTCAGCTGGGAGACGCCCGCCGACTCGGTGCTCGACGATTCGGAACCGCCGTTTTATCGCTGGTTCCCCGGGGGACAGCTCAACGCCGCCTACAACTGCGTCGACCGACACCTCGAGTCCGGCCGAAAGAACCACGCGGCAATCCGCTGGGAGGGCAAAGACGGCGAACGCCGAACCTACACCTACCAGGAACTGTTCGTCGAGGTCAACGAGTGTGCGGCGGCCCTCCGCGACCTCGGGGTCGAGGAAGACGACGTCGTGACGATCTATCTCCCGATGATCCCCGAGTTGCCGATCGCGATGCTCGCGTGTGCGCGCATCGGCGCCCCTCACTCGGTCGTGTTCGCCGGGCTCTCGGCGGCCGCGCTCGCGACCCGGATGGACGCCGCCGAGAGCGACTTTCTGCTCACCTGCGACGGCTACTACCGCCGGGGTGACGCCTTCAACCAGAAACGCAAGGCGGACAACGCCGTCCTCTCCGTCGACGCCGACGTGACGACGGTCGTCGTCGACCGTCTGGGCGAGGAACTCACACACGTCCTCGGCTCGAACGAACACGATTACGACGACCTGCTCGAGACCCAC of the Natronosalvus vescus genome contains:
- a CDS encoding nuclear transport factor 2 family protein, giving the protein MSSCPSENSPATLVRRYYAALDSHDYDELETILAPEFVQRRPDRTFETRAAFVRFMRDDRPTPDTRHELEELVVEGDGDTVVARGRVIDMESTNADAPGSTDSDVLLSFVDTFTVESGRLVRLETRLR
- a CDS encoding GNAT family N-acetyltransferase translates to MHGLFPERIETDRLVFEPMIPETVDPFECYVLVTREDWQGAATEHMPWFRFNRLDRVTAFLEKCERQWADREIARYLMRSKAEDGALVGITGYRPEWNERRAVSEIVLAESYWGREYGLERASVFIELTFESYDLEAYYTTCAAGNDPSRRMIEKYIEKYGGRHEGLLRQHSPRPNGEVTDQHRFTILREEYEAATADRNTLDCDLEWEGVRLEGTFES
- a CDS encoding aminomethyltransferase family protein, with product MKPSVIESIHDDHGATFLERDGRRVVDHYGRPERAHRAVRNGVGLLEVAYGVLVVEGDDRLEYVDNVVSNRVPAADGQGCYALLLDPQGRIESELYVYNAGERLLLFTPPDQAADIAADWSEKVFIQDVDIRDATDEFAVFGVHGPTATEKIASVLTGPGSPDERFSFVRGSMGDAGVSVIRTEGLAGEESYEVVCSADDAADVHDVLSTQGLNAAPFGYRTWETLTLEAGSPLFSSELEGTVPNVLGLRLALDFEKGCYVGQEVVSRVENRGQPSRKLVGLTLEGDSVPAGGATIFDGDATVGEVTRAARTPMFESPIALALVEYGLEEDGRTLSVRVGGEEVPAILKPLPFLEGSERSARLPVYE